ACAGGAAGATGGTCACCATGGCTGGGGCGAGCAGTCGGAGCACGATGGTGAAGAAGATTCTCGCTTCACCGGCGCCGTCGATGCGGGCCGCTTCCAGCAGTTCGTTCGGTACGGAGGTTTGCGCGTACACGCGTCCGAGGAAGAAGCCGAATGGCGAAACGCAGCACGGGATGATGATCGCCAGCATGGTGTTGGTCAGGTGCAGTGCGTGGAAGATGGAGTACTGCGGAATGGTGAGCAGTGCGACCGGCATCAGCATGCATCCCATGACCACGCCGATGGCGATGGCCTTGCCACGGAAGTTGAATTTTGCGGTGGCATAGCCTGCCATCACCGAAATGATGGTGCCGATCAGTGCGGAAACCCCGGAGTAGATCAGGGAATTCAACACCCAACGCCAGAATTGGCCACGGGTCCACCCCATAAGCTTCGAATAGTTGGTTGCGATGGCGTCGGGAATCTGGTCAAGTCCGACGGCGAACCACAATCCGTTGCTGCTGGTCAGCTGCGATGGTGTTTTGGTGGATGCGATGATGGCCCAATAGATTGGGAAG
This window of the Bifidobacterium pseudocatenulatum DSM 20438 = JCM 1200 = LMG 10505 genome carries:
- a CDS encoding carbohydrate ABC transporter permease, whose translation is MMEKQREAAEHDLPRSMRPSPITKTITVIVLVVALIYFLFPIYWAIIASTKTPSQLTSSNGLWFAVGLDQIPDAIATNYSKLMGWTRGQFWRWVLNSLIYSGVSALIGTIISVMAGYATAKFNFRGKAIAIGVVMGCMLMPVALLTIPQYSIFHALHLTNTMLAIIIPCCVSPFGFFLGRVYAQTSVPNELLEAARIDGAGEARIFFTIVLRLLAPAMVTIFLFLFVGTWNNFLLPLMMVSSDTLKPVTLGLYGMVSLATFNDRGSLMMGALLGVLPVIVLFLGLQRYWQAGLAAGAVKG